A part of Rhinoderma darwinii isolate aRhiDar2 chromosome 1, aRhiDar2.hap1, whole genome shotgun sequence genomic DNA contains:
- the SRRD gene encoding SRR1-like protein isoform X1 encodes MPERGLERTPASGAGVTETQKEHVRILVERKSYVTGPELTGIQRLYHLLAYIHALLSRMESDSWQVVSKKKASKKSSRLKENTACEPAGSEQPRNLCPAKDCTDVVKRIHETMTDLRSSDFWDSCQGCLAKCRDLSPMPSDDSSHNEESMKGLNLEDSISTCVTLQHFDCVCYGLGRFTSCVIARHQITFLLLFLEQFKIPKHQCYVFDPVFSPLDIAVLQELGLTIVLENEEGKHAVCKPTVFYMLHCGKALYNNLLWKNWSSGALAQMIIIGNSFKGIEERLVSRILQRDYFYIYKSLQVVEETAFPESNHYGDVFNDTSIHIFPSAKLKPLPKETWQSKDEPQYKGCEDLEIILSPSR; translated from the exons ATGCCGGAAAGAGGCTTGGAACGCACACCAGCTTCCGGTGCTGGAGTTACTGAGACGCAGAAAGAACATGTGAGGATTCTTGTGGAACGCAAGTCTTATGTGACTGGTCCAGAGCTGACAGGTATACAGCGCCTCTACCACCTGCTGGCCTATATCCACGCTCTGCT GTCCAGGATGGAATCGGACTCCTGGCAGGTGGTCAGCAAGAAAAAGGCCAGCAAGAAATCATCCCGATTAAAGGAGAATACAGCTTGTGAACCTGCAGGATCTGAGCAGCCTCGTAACTTGTGTCCGGCCAAAGATTGCACTGATGTAGTCAAGAGAATTCATGAAACCAT GACAGATCTGCGATCATCTGATTTTTGGGACTCTTGTCAAG GTTGTCTTGCGAAATGTCGAGATCTATCACCAATGCCTTCAGATGACAGCAGTCATAATGAGGAGTCAATGAAAGGCCTGAACCTTGAGGACTCCATCTCTACCTGCGTTACCCTCCAACACTTTGACTGTGTGTGCTATGGACTGGGACGTTTTACATCTTGTGTTATAGCCCGACACCAAATCACCTTCTTACTTTTATTCCTGGAACAATTTAAG ATCCCGAAACACCAATGCTATGTTTTTGATCCAGTATTTTCTCCATTGGATATTGCTGTACTTCAGGAACTAGGACTGACGATTGTGCTGGAAAATGAA GAGGGTAAGCATGCGGTCTGTAAACCCACAGTGTTCTACATGCTGCATTGTGGCAAGGCGCTGTATAATAACCTGCTGTGGAAGAACTGGTCGTCTGGTGCTTTGGCGCAAATGATCATTATTGGGAACAGTTTCAAGGGGATAGAAGAACG ATTGGTTTCCAGAATCCTACAGAGAGATTACTTTTATATCTATAAG AGTTTACAGGTTGTAGAAGAAACAGCATTTCCAGAGAGTAACCACTATGGCGATGTTTTCAATGACACATCCATTCATATCTTTCCATCTGCAAAACTGAAACCTTTACCTAAGGAAACCTGGCAATCTAAAGATGAACCTCAATATAAAGGTTGTGAGGACCTGGAAATCATTCTCAGCCCCTCACGGTAG
- the SRRD gene encoding SRR1-like protein isoform X2, with the protein MESDSWQVVSKKKASKKSSRLKENTACEPAGSEQPRNLCPAKDCTDVVKRIHETMTDLRSSDFWDSCQGCLAKCRDLSPMPSDDSSHNEESMKGLNLEDSISTCVTLQHFDCVCYGLGRFTSCVIARHQITFLLLFLEQFKIPKHQCYVFDPVFSPLDIAVLQELGLTIVLENEEGKHAVCKPTVFYMLHCGKALYNNLLWKNWSSGALAQMIIIGNSFKGIEERLVSRILQRDYFYIYKSLQVVEETAFPESNHYGDVFNDTSIHIFPSAKLKPLPKETWQSKDEPQYKGCEDLEIILSPSR; encoded by the exons ATGGAATCGGACTCCTGGCAGGTGGTCAGCAAGAAAAAGGCCAGCAAGAAATCATCCCGATTAAAGGAGAATACAGCTTGTGAACCTGCAGGATCTGAGCAGCCTCGTAACTTGTGTCCGGCCAAAGATTGCACTGATGTAGTCAAGAGAATTCATGAAACCAT GACAGATCTGCGATCATCTGATTTTTGGGACTCTTGTCAAG GTTGTCTTGCGAAATGTCGAGATCTATCACCAATGCCTTCAGATGACAGCAGTCATAATGAGGAGTCAATGAAAGGCCTGAACCTTGAGGACTCCATCTCTACCTGCGTTACCCTCCAACACTTTGACTGTGTGTGCTATGGACTGGGACGTTTTACATCTTGTGTTATAGCCCGACACCAAATCACCTTCTTACTTTTATTCCTGGAACAATTTAAG ATCCCGAAACACCAATGCTATGTTTTTGATCCAGTATTTTCTCCATTGGATATTGCTGTACTTCAGGAACTAGGACTGACGATTGTGCTGGAAAATGAA GAGGGTAAGCATGCGGTCTGTAAACCCACAGTGTTCTACATGCTGCATTGTGGCAAGGCGCTGTATAATAACCTGCTGTGGAAGAACTGGTCGTCTGGTGCTTTGGCGCAAATGATCATTATTGGGAACAGTTTCAAGGGGATAGAAGAACG ATTGGTTTCCAGAATCCTACAGAGAGATTACTTTTATATCTATAAG AGTTTACAGGTTGTAGAAGAAACAGCATTTCCAGAGAGTAACCACTATGGCGATGTTTTCAATGACACATCCATTCATATCTTTCCATCTGCAAAACTGAAACCTTTACCTAAGGAAACCTGGCAATCTAAAGATGAACCTCAATATAAAGGTTGTGAGGACCTGGAAATCATTCTCAGCCCCTCACGGTAG